The following coding sequences are from one Dromaius novaehollandiae isolate bDroNov1 chromosome 22, bDroNov1.hap1, whole genome shotgun sequence window:
- the FKBP10 gene encoding peptidyl-prolyl cis-trans isomerase FKBP10 has protein sequence MALGSLVFLVSFLGALGLGDPGPLEDVVIDRYYIPKICLREVQMGDFIRYHYNGTFKDGKKFDSSYDRGATVAGVVGVGRLITGMDRGLQGMCVNERRHLIVPPHLGYGSIGVAGLIPPDATLYFDVIMLDIWNKNDKLQITTLSKPERCNRTVENSDFVRYHYNGTLLDGTPFDSSYSKESTYDTYVGTGWLIKGMEQGLLGMCAGEKRSIIIPPFLAYGEKGYGTVIPPQASLVFSVLLVDFHNPKDGVSLEHLEVPASCRRRAETGDFVRYHYNGTLMDGTLFDSSYSRNHTYDTYIGKGYIIPGMDQGLQGVCVGERRRVVVPPHLAYGENGAGDKIPGSAVLVFDVHIIDFHNPADPVEIETVHRPEGCNVTTRNRDFVRYHYNCSLLDGTKLFSSHDYEAPQEVTLGANKVIEGLNSGLLDMCVGERRVVIVPPHLGHGESGARGVPGSAVLRFEVELVSMEEGVPEGYLFIWHGDPPANLYEEMDLNKDGEIPADEFSTFIKTQVAEGKGRLMPSSDPEKVIADMFRNQDRNQDGKITAEELKLKSDEDQEKIHEEL, from the exons atggccctgggcagcctcGTCTTCCTCGTCAGCttcctgggggccctggggctgggcgacCCCGGCCCCCTGGAAGACGTGGTCATAGACAGATACTACATCCCCAAAATCTGCCTGCGCGAAGTCCAGATGGGGGATTTCATTCGCTACCACTACAACGGCACCTTTAAAGATGGCAAAAAGTTTGACTCCAG CTACGACCGAGGCGCCACGGTGGCCGGTGTCGTCGGCGTGGGGCGGCTCATCACCGGCATGGaccgggggctgcagggcatgTGCGTGAACGAGCGGCGCCACCTCATCGTGCCGCCCCACCTGGGCTACGGCAGCATCGGCGTGG CCGGGCTGATCCCCCCGGACGCTACCTTGTATTTCGACGTTATCATGCTGGACATCTGGAACAAGAACGACAAGCTGCAGATCACCACCCTGTCCAAGCCGGAGCGCTGCAACCGCACCGTGGAGAACTCGGACTTCGTCCGCTACCACTACAACGGCACCCTGCTCGACGGCACCCCCTTCGATTCCAG CTACAGCAAGGAGAGCACCTACGACACCTACGTGGGCACGGGCTGGCTCATCAAGGGCatggagcaggggctgctgggcaTGTGCGCCGGGGAGAAGAGGAGCATCATCATCCCCCCGTTCCTGGCCTACGGGGAGAAGGGCTACG GCACGGTGATCCCACCGCAGGCCTCGCTGGTGTTCAGCGTGCTGCTGGTGGACTTCCACAACCCCAAGGACGGCGTCTCCCTGGAGCACCTGGAGGTGCCGGCGTCGTGCAGGCGCAGGGCGGAGACGGGGGACTTCGTCCGCTATCACTACAACGGCACGCTCATGGACGGGACGCTCTTCGACTCCAG CTATTCCCGCAATCACACCTACGACACCTACATCGGCAAGGGCTACATCATCCCCGGCATGGACCAGGGCCTGCAAGGGGTCTGCGTCGGCGAGAGGCGCCGGGTGGTCGTCCCCCCGCACCTGGCCTACGGCGAGAACGGCGCAG GGGACAAGATTCCCGGCTCAGCTGTGCTCGTCTTCGATGTCCACATCATCGACTTCCACAACCCCGCGGACCCGGTGGAGATCGAGACCGTGCACCGGCCCGAGGGCTGCAACGTCACCACCCGCAACCGGGACTTCGTCCGCTACCACTACAACTGCTCCCTGCTCGACGGCACCAAGCTCTTCTCCTC CCACGACTACGAAGCCCCCCAGGAGGTGACGCTGGGGGCCAACAAGGTGATCGAGGGCCTCAACAGCGGCCTCCTGGACATGTGCGTGGGGGAGAGACGGGTGGTCATCGTGCCCCCGCACCTGGGCCACGGGGAGAGCGGAG CCCGGGGGGTCCCCGGCAGCGCCGTGCTCCGCTTCGAGGTGGAGCTGGTCTCCATGGAGGAGGGCGTTCCCGAAGGCTACCTGTTCATCTGGCACGGGGACCCGCCGGCGAACCTCTACGAGGAGATGGACCTGAACAAGGACGGCGAGATCCCTGCCGATGAG TTCTCCACCTTCATCAAGACCCAGGTGGCAGAAGGGAAAGGCCGGCTCATGCCCAGCTCGGACCCGGAGAAAGTCATCGCGGACATGTTCAGGAACCAGGACCGGAACCAGGACGGGAAGATCACCGCGGAGGAGCTGAAGCTGAAGTCGGACGAGGACCAGGAGAAGATCCACGAGGAGCTCTGA
- the NT5C3B gene encoding 7-methylguanosine phosphate-specific 5'-nucleotidase has product MVPELEKATVRIKHPERVMGIIQSIKEQGMNKLQVISDFDMTLSRFGCNGRRCPTSHNILDNSRVVSEDGKKELKDLLHYYYPIEIDPERTLEEKCPLMVEWWSRAHDLLAQQKILKGDIAQIVSESDVMLRDGFNELFDQLHKYSVPLFIFSAGVGDILEEIIRQANVFHPNVNVVSNYMDFDDNGVLKCFKGPLIHTYNKNHTVLQGTEYFQQLSTRTSIILLGDSMGDLTMADGVPSVENILKIGFLNDKVEERRGKYLDAYDIVLESDETLDVVNGILRYVLTET; this is encoded by the exons atg GTGCCGGAACTGGAGAAAGCCACGGTCCGCATAAAGCACCCGGAGCGTGTGATGGGGATAATCCAGTCCATAAAGGAGCAGGGGATGAACAAGCTGCAG GTCATTTCTGACTTCGACATGACGCTGAGCAGGTTTGGATGCAATGGCAGACGCTGCCCCACCTCGCACA ATATCCTTGATAATAGTCGTGTTGTCAGTGAAGACGGCAAGAAGGAG TTAAAGGATCTGCTGCACTATTACTATCCCATCGAAATTGATCCCGAACGGACGCTGGAGGAGAAATGCCCCCTCATGGTGGAGTG GTGGAGCAGGGCCCACGACCTCCTGGCGCAGCAGAAGATCCTGAAGGGCGACATAGCCCAGATCGTCAGCGAGTCGGACGTGATGCTGAG GGATGGATTCAATGAATTATTCGACCAGCTGCATAAATACAGTGTCCCCCTGTTCATCTTCTCTGCTGGCGTGGGTGACATCCTTGAAGAAATTATCCGTCAGGCCAATGTTTTCCACCCAAATGTCAATGTGGTATCCAACTACATGGACTTCGATGATAAT GGAGTCCTCAAGTGTTTCAAGGGACCTCTCATCCACACCTACAACAAGAACCACACCGTTCTCCAGGGCACGGAGTATTTCCAGCAGCTGAGCACGAGGACGAGCATCATCTTGCTGGGGGACTCTATGGGTGACCTGACAATGGCAGACGGTGTTCCCAGCGTGGAGAACATCCTCAAGATTGGCTTTCTCAACGACAAG GTGGAAGAGCGGAGGGGGAAGTACCTGGACGCCTACGATATCGTGCTGGAGAGCGACGAGACGCTCGATGTGGTCAACGGGATCCTCCGCTACGTCCTAACTGAGACATGA